Proteins found in one Clostridium kluyveri DSM 555 genomic segment:
- a CDS encoding DEAD/DEAH box helicase encodes MDKLNFKDFQLSNTILESLQKLGYNSPSEVQEKVIPLILKNKDIIVKSQTGSGKTAAFAIPICEKIEIEEKNPQALVLTPTRELALQIKEDFSYIGRLKKINCTAVFGKEPISLQIKKLKQRVHVVTGTPGRILDHIERNTLVLEKIKYLVIDEADEMLSRGFMEQVESVIGSLPKNRTTLLFSATIPDEILKLCNVYMENPLNIEVQCESSVKDRITQMYYKIEAPYKFSLLNKIIYTERPDSSMIFCRTKKNVDDLVLQMKARKYSCEALHGGMLQNERIDKIESFKRGEFTFLICTDIAARGIDVENITHIINYDIPMERENYIHRIGRTGRFTSNGTAITFVTPKEYLYLKKIEEYFHITIKEGSIPSLEEVETGKKLFYEKLKSAPKRKEDKSTKFNRDITKIYISAGKRKKIRPRDVAGTISSIPGVNPEDIGIIDIKDNFSYVDILFGKAEMVLEGLQHKTIKGKTIRAEKAQK; translated from the coding sequence ATGGATAAATTAAATTTTAAAGATTTTCAATTAAGTAATACTATATTAGAATCATTACAAAAACTTGGATATAATTCTCCCTCTGAAGTTCAAGAAAAAGTTATACCCCTAATTTTAAAAAATAAAGACATTATAGTGAAATCACAAACAGGCAGTGGAAAAACCGCAGCTTTTGCAATACCAATCTGTGAAAAAATAGAAATAGAAGAGAAAAATCCACAGGCATTGGTGCTTACTCCTACAAGAGAACTTGCCCTTCAGATTAAAGAAGATTTTTCATACATTGGAAGGTTAAAAAAGATAAACTGTACTGCTGTATTCGGCAAGGAACCTATAAGCCTTCAAATAAAAAAACTAAAACAAAGAGTTCATGTGGTAACTGGAACCCCAGGAAGAATTTTGGATCATATAGAAAGAAATACTTTAGTCCTTGAAAAAATAAAATATTTAGTTATAGATGAAGCAGATGAAATGCTAAGTAGAGGATTTATGGAACAGGTGGAATCCGTTATAGGCAGTCTTCCTAAGAATAGAACTACTCTTCTCTTTTCTGCAACTATCCCTGATGAAATACTAAAATTATGCAATGTATATATGGAAAATCCACTCAACATAGAGGTTCAGTGTGAAAGCTCAGTAAAAGACAGAATAACACAAATGTACTACAAAATAGAAGCACCTTATAAATTTTCTCTATTGAATAAAATAATATATACTGAAAGACCAGACAGTTCCATGATATTTTGCAGAACTAAGAAGAACGTAGATGATTTAGTTCTACAAATGAAAGCTAGAAAGTATTCCTGTGAGGCTCTTCATGGAGGAATGCTTCAAAATGAAAGAATTGATAAAATCGAAAGCTTTAAAAGAGGGGAATTTACTTTTCTTATATGTACAGATATAGCCGCCAGAGGAATCGATGTGGAAAATATAACCCACATAATAAATTATGATATACCTATGGAAAGGGAAAACTACATTCACAGAATAGGACGAACAGGACGTTTTACAAGTAATGGAACTGCCATAACTTTTGTTACTCCTAAAGAATATCTCTATTTGAAAAAGATAGAAGAATATTTTCATATTACTATTAAAGAAGGCAGTATTCCCTCTTTAGAAGAAGTTGAAACAGGAAAAAAGCTATTTTATGAAAAACTTAAATCTGCACCTAAACGGAAAGAAGATAAATCAACAAAATTCAACAGAGATATTACAAAAATATATATAAGTGCAGGTAAAAGGAAAAAAATACGACCTAGAGATGTGGCAGGTACCATTTCAAGTATTCCTGGGGTAAATCCTGAAGATATTGGAATAATAGATATAAAGGATAATTTTTCCTACGTGGATATACTTTTTGGTAAAGCTGAAATGGTTCTCGAAGGACTTCAACATAAAACCATAAAGGGTAAAACAATACGAGCTGAAAAAGCACAAAAGTAG
- a CDS encoding hydroxyacid dehydrogenase: MSYKILITESIEEEGVEYLKKFGYEIKMPRDTSEDVLIEEVKDCDAILVRMANITEKVIRAGKKLKVISRFGVGVNNVDIKTASELSIQITNAPESNKNTVAEYTMGLIIALAKKFFLYDRGLRKGNFKVRDILGIDLEGKVLGIVGLGSIGKLLALKASKGFGMKVIGFKRHIDEESKSLDYVELTDSLDYVLENSDFVSLNVPLTKATTKIIGKRELSFMKKDAFLINTARGEVVDNDALCNALLNKQIAGAATDVFDGEIPSKDNPIFKMENVIVTPHSAAHTIEAMKRMSVHAAIGIHEVLSGNKPSWPVNIKNNL; encoded by the coding sequence ATGAGTTACAAAATTTTAATTACAGAAAGTATAGAAGAAGAAGGGGTAGAATATCTAAAGAAATTCGGATATGAGATAAAAATGCCACGGGATACCTCCGAGGATGTTCTTATAGAGGAAGTTAAAGATTGTGATGCCATACTTGTTAGAATGGCAAATATCACAGAAAAGGTAATAAGGGCAGGAAAAAAGTTAAAGGTTATCTCAAGGTTTGGTGTAGGTGTAAATAATGTAGATATTAAAACAGCATCGGAGCTTTCCATACAAATTACCAATGCTCCAGAGTCAAATAAAAATACGGTGGCAGAATATACCATGGGTCTTATTATAGCATTGGCTAAGAAGTTCTTTCTCTATGATAGAGGGCTAAGAAAGGGAAATTTCAAAGTAAGGGATATTTTAGGCATTGATCTTGAGGGAAAGGTGCTTGGAATTGTGGGCCTTGGAAGTATAGGAAAGCTTCTGGCATTAAAAGCTTCAAAAGGTTTTGGGATGAAGGTTATAGGCTTTAAACGCCATATTGATGAAGAGTCCAAATCACTGGATTATGTTGAACTTACAGATAGCCTGGATTATGTGCTTGAAAATTCCGATTTTGTAAGTTTAAATGTTCCACTTACTAAAGCTACCACAAAAATTATAGGAAAAAGAGAATTGTCTTTTATGAAAAAGGATGCATTTCTTATAAATACAGCTCGTGGAGAAGTGGTAGATAATGATGCCCTTTGTAATGCTCTTTTAAATAAACAAATTGCAGGGGCGGCAACTGATGTATTTGATGGAGAGATACCTTCAAAGGATAATCCCATTTTTAAGATGGAAAATGTAATTGTAACCCCTCATAGTGCGGCTCATACCATAGAAGCCATGAAAAGAATGTCTGTTCATGCAGCTATTGGCATACATGAGGTTTTAAGTGGGAATAAGCCTTCCTGGCCTGTAAATATCAAAAATAATCTATAA
- a CDS encoding AraC family transcriptional regulator, whose translation MEENKGLKIKRGYLKTDFQIFYLKEQEDISFEFHYHNFDKIVIFIGGNVTYLIEGKSYKLKPWDILLINNNDIHKAIIDPDKIYERIIMWINLDFLIRYNNNCNLLSCFELASKQGFNLLRLEDNWIDIIKKILFDIKDTFKSKDLGYETLRISLLLQFIVYINRLFLKQKNTKELYDIKYDERINDILNYINGHLDQNLSIDFLSSEFYVSKYYLMHKFKEQTGYTIHAYILQKRLIMSNLLIKNGKNIAEACVQSGFGDYSNFIRAFKKMFGVSPNKYYKTYKQ comes from the coding sequence ATGGAAGAAAATAAAGGTTTAAAGATAAAGAGAGGTTATTTAAAAACTGATTTTCAAATATTTTATTTAAAAGAGCAAGAAGACATTTCCTTCGAATTCCACTATCATAATTTTGATAAAATAGTAATATTTATAGGTGGAAATGTAACTTATTTGATAGAAGGTAAATCCTATAAATTAAAGCCCTGGGATATACTTTTAATAAATAACAATGACATACACAAGGCAATAATAGATCCCGACAAAATCTACGAGCGAATAATTATGTGGATAAATTTAGATTTTTTAATAAGATATAATAACAATTGTAATTTACTAAGTTGCTTTGAATTAGCTTCAAAACAAGGATTCAATCTTTTGAGACTAGAAGATAACTGGATTGACATAATAAAAAAAATACTTTTTGATATTAAAGATACTTTTAAAAGCAAAGACCTTGGTTATGAAACACTGAGAATTTCTTTACTTTTACAATTTATAGTGTACATTAACAGATTATTTTTAAAACAAAAAAATACTAAAGAATTATACGACATTAAATATGACGAACGCATAAATGATATTTTAAATTATATAAATGGACATTTAGATCAAAACCTATCTATAGATTTTCTTTCCTCTGAGTTTTATGTGAGTAAATATTATCTGATGCACAAGTTTAAAGAACAAACAGGTTATACAATCCATGCATACATACTTCAAAAAAGACTCATTATGTCAAATTTATTGATAAAAAATGGCAAAAATATAGCAGAAGCCTGTGTACAATCTGGATTTGGTGATTATTCCAACTTTATAAGAGCTTTTAAAAAAATGTTTGGAGTTTCTCCAAATAAATATTATAAGACTTATAAGCAGTAA
- a CDS encoding dicarboxylate/amino acid:cation symporter, with protein MKKFLGGYKFSIVLLGSIIIGAILGIFLGHKASVLKPFGDLFLNLMFMIIIPLVFFSVTSAIANMKGMKRFGKIIGSTFIVFLFTALAASIIGIIGVFIVEPAKGIDYMALKQIVSGSNDSLQQVKHVGVFQQIVNTITVSEFTSLFSKSNMLQLIVFSVLFGISTAALGEKAETVTKFFTAASRVMMEMVRIIMYYAPIGLGCYFASVIGELGPQILQGYLKVFILYIIISIIYYFGFFTLYAFLAGGKNAIKIFWKNAAVPTITALATCSSAASIPVNLEFTKKMGVPKDVTETVIPLGANIHKDGSVIGGVMKIAFLFGLLNKNMASISSVLSIIFISFLVGAVMAAIPSGGMIGEMLILSIYGFSQGLLPIIMVISVIIDAPATVLNSTGNTVCSMMISRLVEGKEWIYNRVSGNNNI; from the coding sequence ATGAAAAAGTTTCTTGGGGGATATAAATTTTCTATAGTACTGTTAGGCTCAATAATTATAGGTGCAATTTTAGGTATTTTTTTAGGACATAAGGCATCCGTATTAAAACCTTTTGGTGATTTATTTCTAAATCTAATGTTTATGATAATAATACCACTGGTATTTTTTAGTGTTACTTCAGCCATAGCTAATATGAAAGGCATGAAAAGATTTGGTAAAATTATTGGAAGTACATTTATAGTGTTTCTGTTTACAGCGCTGGCAGCTTCTATAATAGGGATAATAGGTGTTTTTATAGTGGAGCCTGCAAAAGGCATAGATTATATGGCATTAAAACAAATTGTATCTGGAAGTAATGATTCATTGCAGCAAGTTAAGCACGTAGGAGTTTTTCAGCAGATTGTAAATACTATTACAGTTTCAGAATTCACATCTTTATTTTCTAAAAGTAATATGCTTCAATTGATTGTATTTTCAGTACTTTTTGGTATTTCAACAGCAGCACTTGGAGAAAAAGCAGAAACTGTTACCAAATTTTTCACTGCAGCTTCCCGTGTAATGATGGAAATGGTAAGAATAATAATGTATTATGCTCCTATAGGACTTGGATGCTATTTTGCTTCAGTAATAGGGGAGCTTGGACCTCAAATATTGCAGGGCTATTTAAAGGTTTTTATCCTTTATATAATTATATCCATTATTTATTATTTTGGTTTCTTTACTTTATATGCTTTTTTAGCAGGGGGGAAAAATGCAATTAAAATATTCTGGAAAAATGCTGCAGTTCCTACTATCACAGCTCTTGCCACCTGTTCCAGTGCTGCTAGTATTCCTGTTAACCTGGAATTCACAAAAAAGATGGGCGTTCCAAAGGATGTGACAGAAACAGTAATTCCACTTGGGGCAAATATTCATAAGGATGGTTCTGTAATTGGGGGAGTTATGAAAATTGCTTTTTTATTTGGATTGCTTAATAAGAATATGGCAAGCATCTCATCAGTACTTTCTATAATTTTTATATCTTTTTTAGTAGGGGCTGTAATGGCTGCTATCCCTAGTGGAGGCATGATTGGTGAAATGCTCATACTTAGTATATATGGTTTTTCTCAAGGATTACTTCCTATAATTATGGTTATAAGTGTCATAATAGATGCACCAGCTACTGTTTTAAATTCAACAGGAAACACAGTATGTAGTATGATGATATCACGGCTTGTAGAAGGGAAAGAGTGGATTTATAATAGAGTAAGCGGAAATAATAATATTTAA
- a CDS encoding PLP-dependent aminotransferase family protein translates to MNFKYAHRMNGLNASEIRELLKITQQPEVISFAGGLPAPELFPIDEIKEANRLVLEEDGKSALQYSTTEGYDPLRKWAADRMNKMLGTSFDYENILITHGSQQALDLSGKVFLDEGDIVICESPTYLAAISAFRAYGCEFIEVPTDEDGMVISELEKILKTTERIKLIYVIPNFQNPTGRTWSIEKRKELSELAAKYNVIVIEDNPYGELRYEGEQLPSAKSFDKSGNVLCLGTFSKIFCPGYRIGWIAGEKEIIKKYVLVKQSTDLQCNTIAQRDIAKYLELYDIDKHIAEILKVYKKRRDLAIKTMEAEFPKEVTFTRPHGGLFMWVQLPENINARDVLEKCLERNVAFVPGGSFFPNGGKENNFRINYSNMPEDKIVEGIKCIGEVLGKFIRG, encoded by the coding sequence ATGAATTTTAAATATGCCCATAGAATGAATGGTTTAAATGCCTCTGAAATTAGAGAATTGTTAAAGATTACTCAACAACCGGAAGTTATATCATTTGCAGGAGGACTTCCAGCACCGGAGCTTTTTCCAATTGATGAGATAAAAGAAGCAAACAGACTTGTACTTGAAGAGGATGGAAAAAGTGCACTTCAATATTCAACTACGGAGGGATATGATCCTTTGAGAAAATGGGCTGCAGACAGAATGAATAAAATGTTAGGCACTTCCTTTGATTATGAAAATATATTAATTACACATGGTTCGCAACAGGCTCTTGATCTTTCAGGAAAAGTCTTTTTAGATGAAGGAGATATTGTAATATGTGAAAGCCCTACATACCTTGCAGCAATCAGTGCTTTTAGGGCATATGGATGTGAGTTTATTGAAGTACCTACAGATGAAGACGGTATGGTTATAAGTGAGCTTGAAAAGATACTTAAAACTACTGAAAGAATTAAACTAATATACGTTATTCCTAATTTTCAAAATCCTACAGGAAGAACCTGGAGTATTGAAAAACGTAAAGAATTATCAGAACTTGCTGCAAAGTATAATGTAATTGTTATTGAGGATAATCCTTATGGTGAGCTTCGCTATGAAGGTGAGCAACTACCCTCTGCTAAATCATTTGATAAAAGTGGAAATGTTTTATGTCTGGGCACTTTTTCAAAAATATTTTGTCCAGGATATAGAATTGGATGGATTGCTGGAGAGAAGGAGATTATAAAAAAATATGTATTGGTAAAACAGTCCACTGATCTTCAGTGCAATACAATTGCTCAAAGAGATATTGCAAAGTATCTTGAATTATATGATATTGATAAACATATAGCAGAAATTCTTAAGGTTTATAAGAAAAGGCGTGATTTAGCTATAAAAACAATGGAAGCAGAATTTCCAAAAGAAGTTACGTTTACAAGACCCCATGGTGGATTATTTATGTGGGTGCAACTGCCAGAAAATATAAATGCAAGGGATGTGCTTGAAAAATGTCTTGAAAGAAATGTTGCGTTTGTTCCAGGTGGCTCTTTCTTTCCAAATGGCGGAAAAGAAAATAATTTTAGAATTAACTACTCAAATATGCCAGAGGATAAAATTGTTGAGGGAATAAAATGTATTGGTGAAGTGTTGGGGAAATTTATTAGGGGGTAG
- a CDS encoding formate--tetrahydrofolate ligase encodes MNFKSDIQIAQECSMENIKDIAKKLNIFEDEIELYGKYKAKIDYNLLKTTKGKNGKLILCTAINPTPAGEGKTTTSIGVADALARLDKSVVVALREPSMGPVFGIKGGAAGGGYAQVVPMEDINLHFTGDIHAMTAANNLLAALIDNHIYQGNKLNIDSRRVVWRRCVDMNDRQLRFVVDGLGGKVNGIPREDGFDITVASEIMAIFCLSTDINDLKERISKIVVGYTTEGNPVTAHDLKAEGAMAALLKDALKPNLVQTLEGTPAFVHGGPFANIAHGCNSIMATRMAMHFGDYVVTEAGFGADLGAEKFLDIKCRMAGLRPDAVIIVATVRALKYNGGTPKTKLNNENLETLEKGIPNLLKHVENITKVFKLPAVVALNAFPTDTEAELKLVEEKCREFGVSVKLSEVWAKGGEGGIEVAKEVLRLINEGKNDFQFAYDEKLPIRDKIRAIAQKIYGADGVTFTNQAEKEIDELEKLGFGKTPVCIAKTQYSLTDDQNKLGRPKGFKITVRQVSISAGAGFVVAITGSIMKMPGLPKVPAAEKIDVDENGVISGLF; translated from the coding sequence ATGAATTTTAAATCAGATATACAAATAGCACAGGAATGCAGCATGGAAAATATAAAGGATATTGCAAAGAAATTGAATATTTTTGAAGATGAAATTGAATTATATGGGAAATACAAGGCCAAGATTGATTACAATCTTTTAAAAACTACTAAAGGTAAAAATGGAAAACTTATCTTATGTACAGCTATAAATCCGACACCTGCTGGAGAGGGAAAAACCACTACATCAATTGGAGTGGCAGATGCTCTGGCAAGGCTTGATAAATCTGTAGTTGTTGCACTAAGGGAACCTTCTATGGGACCTGTATTTGGAATAAAAGGAGGAGCTGCTGGAGGGGGATATGCTCAAGTAGTACCTATGGAAGATATAAATTTACATTTTACAGGGGATATACATGCTATGACCGCTGCTAATAATTTACTGGCAGCCCTTATAGACAATCATATATATCAGGGAAATAAGTTAAATATAGATTCTAGGAGGGTTGTTTGGAGAAGATGTGTAGATATGAATGACAGACAACTTAGATTTGTAGTTGACGGATTAGGGGGAAAGGTAAATGGAATACCACGAGAAGATGGTTTTGATATAACTGTTGCTTCAGAAATAATGGCTATATTTTGTTTATCAACGGACATAAATGATTTAAAAGAAAGAATTTCAAAAATAGTTGTAGGATATACTACAGAGGGTAATCCTGTAACCGCCCATGACCTAAAGGCTGAAGGAGCTATGGCAGCACTTCTTAAAGATGCTTTAAAACCCAATCTAGTTCAGACACTGGAAGGAACACCAGCCTTTGTACATGGTGGGCCTTTTGCTAATATAGCTCATGGATGTAATTCCATAATGGCAACTAGAATGGCAATGCATTTTGGAGATTATGTAGTTACAGAGGCAGGTTTTGGTGCAGATCTTGGTGCAGAAAAATTCCTAGATATCAAATGTAGAATGGCAGGGTTGAGACCAGATGCAGTAATAATAGTTGCTACGGTAAGGGCACTTAAATATAATGGAGGAACACCAAAGACAAAATTAAATAATGAAAATTTAGAAACTCTTGAAAAAGGTATTCCAAATCTGTTAAAGCATGTGGAAAATATAACTAAGGTATTTAAGTTGCCGGCAGTAGTAGCATTAAATGCATTCCCTACGGATACAGAGGCTGAACTTAAGTTAGTAGAGGAAAAGTGTAGAGAATTTGGAGTGAGTGTGAAGTTATCGGAAGTTTGGGCAAAGGGCGGAGAAGGCGGAATAGAGGTGGCAAAAGAAGTACTGAGACTTATAAATGAGGGTAAAAATGATTTTCAGTTCGCATATGATGAAAAATTGCCAATCAGGGACAAAATAAGAGCTATAGCCCAAAAAATATATGGTGCAGATGGTGTTACTTTTACCAATCAGGCGGAAAAGGAAATAGATGAGCTTGAAAAGTTAGGCTTTGGGAAAACACCAGTTTGTATAGCTAAAACTCAATATTCCCTGACAGATGATCAAAATAAACTTGGAAGACCAAAAGGATTTAAAATTACAGTAAGACAGGTTAGCATTTCTGCAGGAGCAGGTTTTGTAGTGGCAATAACCGGTTCAATAATGAAAATGCCGGGACTTCCAAAAGTTCCTGCTGCAGAAAAAATAGATGTGGATGAAAATGGAGTAATAAGTGGATTATTTTAA
- a CDS encoding cyclodeaminase/cyclohydrolase family protein has product MKLRDKSCMDFVEVLGSKSAAPGGGSASALVGALGAALCSMACNLTLGKKKYAEYEEKLEFILQKTYKLQRELLNMVDEDAKCFLPLSKAYGMSKGTKEEKMIKEKTLQRCLKDACEVPINIIKKAYDAIKLHEALVDNCSKLVISDVGVGVQCLRASIVGAQLNVIINIGSINDEEYVHKVKSEIESLVKEGIEIADRVYSKVVEILSM; this is encoded by the coding sequence ATGAAATTAAGAGATAAAAGTTGTATGGATTTTGTGGAAGTACTGGGATCCAAGAGTGCAGCTCCGGGAGGGGGCAGTGCTTCTGCTTTAGTGGGAGCTTTGGGAGCAGCACTTTGTAGTATGGCTTGTAATCTTACCCTAGGAAAGAAAAAATATGCAGAATATGAGGAAAAATTGGAATTTATATTACAAAAGACCTATAAGCTGCAGAGAGAACTTTTAAATATGGTAGATGAAGATGCAAAATGTTTTCTCCCTCTTTCTAAGGCCTATGGGATGTCAAAAGGTACCAAAGAAGAAAAAATGATAAAAGAGAAGACTTTGCAAAGATGTTTAAAAGATGCCTGTGAAGTACCCATAAATATCATTAAAAAGGCATATGATGCTATTAAACTTCATGAGGCTTTAGTGGACAATTGTTCAAAACTTGTAATAAGTGATGTAGGGGTAGGAGTTCAGTGTTTAAGAGCTTCAATAGTTGGAGCACAACTTAATGTAATAATCAATATAGGTTCCATAAATGATGAGGAGTATGTCCATAAAGTAAAATCAGAAATAGAATCTTTAGTTAAAGAAGGTATTGAAATTGCAGATAGGGTATATAGTAAGGTAGTGGAGATACTTTCTATGTAG
- a CDS encoding bifunctional 5,10-methylenetetrahydrofolate dehydrogenase/5,10-methenyltetrahydrofolate cyclohydrolase yields MGLIIKGKPVADAISETLIKEVDNFKIQGIIPKLVIIRVGAKASDLAYEKGILKRCNGIGIETYVKEFPEDISQREFIRELRRLNEDRNVDGIMVFRPLPKHLDENIIKYVITPEKDIDCFNPINLAKVIAGDSTGFAPCTPRAVMEILKYYNIDVEGKFSVVIGRSMIVGKPMSMLLLNENSTVTTCHSKTVHLDKICSQADILVAGIGKAEFIDSKYIKEGAVVIDVGINVDKYGKLCGDVDIKSCQWKNVIVTPVPGGVGTVTSSVLAQHVVEACKHKNKL; encoded by the coding sequence ATGGGTCTAATAATTAAAGGTAAACCCGTGGCAGATGCTATAAGTGAAACTTTGATTAAAGAAGTGGATAATTTTAAAATACAAGGTATTATTCCTAAACTAGTTATAATAAGAGTCGGAGCCAAGGCAAGTGACCTTGCTTATGAGAAGGGAATATTGAAAAGATGTAATGGAATTGGAATAGAAACATATGTAAAAGAATTTCCAGAAGATATATCACAAAGAGAATTTATAAGGGAATTAAGAAGGTTAAATGAAGATAGAAATGTAGATGGCATAATGGTATTTAGGCCCTTACCCAAACATTTAGATGAAAATATTATAAAATATGTAATTACACCTGAAAAAGATATAGATTGTTTTAATCCCATAAATTTAGCTAAAGTAATTGCAGGGGATAGCACTGGTTTTGCACCTTGTACACCACGTGCAGTTATGGAGATATTGAAGTACTATAATATTGACGTAGAGGGTAAGTTTTCGGTGGTAATTGGAAGAAGCATGATAGTTGGAAAGCCTATGTCAATGCTTCTTTTAAATGAAAATTCCACAGTTACAACATGTCATTCAAAAACTGTTCACCTAGATAAAATTTGTTCTCAGGCAGATATATTGGTGGCAGGTATCGGAAAGGCTGAATTTATAGATTCAAAATATATTAAAGAAGGGGCTGTAGTTATAGATGTAGGGATAAATGTAGATAAATACGGAAAACTATGTGGAGATGTGGATATAAAAAGCTGTCAGTGGAAAAATGTAATTGTGACGCCGGTTCCAGGAGGAGTGGGAACAGTTACTTCTTCTGTATTGGCACAACATGTTGTAGAGGCATGTAAACATAAAAACAAGCTGTAA
- a CDS encoding NAD(P)/FAD-dependent oxidoreductase: MEKYDLVIIGGGPAGLSAAVTAKEEGVDNILILERENQLGGTLNQCIHSGFGFSIFKEELTGPEYVEKSIEKVKDIKIPYKLNTTVFNLTRNKIITAVNEEEGIIEIKAKSIILSTGCRERPWGIMNISSSKCAGILTAGSAQRFINIEGYMPGKEVVILGSGNIALIVARRITLEGGKVKAVIEPLSYYSGLKKNIVQCLYDFKIPLRLNHTIVDIKGKGRVEGVTISKIDRNKKIIKGSEEHIPCDTVVLSVGLSPENELLRSAGIKISNITGGPLVNESLAASIDGIFTCGNVLYIHNLVDNIILESINAGKNAAAYIQGKKFNGSKIKILALHGVKYTVPQYINIENVDKTINIIFRVTNLFRDKFISVYFDGVREMHIKKKMLTPSEVEEVKFTKELLGKYPKCRQITISVQKD, translated from the coding sequence GTGGAAAAGTATGATCTTGTGATAATAGGGGGGGGACCGGCAGGGCTATCGGCAGCTGTAACTGCTAAAGAAGAAGGCGTAGATAATATATTAATACTTGAGAGGGAAAATCAGCTTGGAGGGACATTAAATCAATGTATACACAGTGGTTTTGGATTTAGTATATTTAAGGAAGAACTGACAGGTCCAGAATATGTGGAGAAGTCTATAGAAAAGGTAAAAGATATAAAAATTCCATATAAATTAAATACCACTGTATTTAATTTAACCAGAAATAAAATCATAACTGCAGTAAATGAAGAAGAAGGTATAATTGAGATAAAGGCTAAATCTATAATTTTATCAACAGGCTGTAGGGAAAGACCATGGGGTATTATGAATATATCAAGTAGTAAATGTGCAGGTATACTTACAGCAGGCTCCGCTCAGAGGTTTATAAACATAGAAGGCTATATGCCAGGGAAAGAAGTTGTAATATTAGGTTCTGGAAATATAGCTCTTATAGTTGCAAGGAGAATTACTTTAGAAGGTGGAAAGGTGAAGGCAGTTATAGAACCATTATCTTATTATAGTGGGCTTAAAAAAAATATAGTACAGTGTCTTTATGATTTTAAAATTCCCTTAAGATTAAATCATACAATAGTAGATATAAAAGGGAAGGGTAGAGTAGAAGGTGTAACTATTTCTAAAATAGATAGAAACAAAAAAATCATTAAAGGTAGTGAGGAGCATATACCTTGCGATACGGTAGTTTTATCTGTAGGATTATCCCCGGAAAATGAACTTTTAAGAAGTGCAGGAATAAAAATATCAAATATAACTGGAGGCCCCCTGGTGAATGAAAGTCTAGCTGCAAGTATAGATGGGATATTTACCTGTGGAAATGTACTTTATATTCATAATTTAGTTGACAATATTATTTTGGAAAGTATAAATGCAGGTAAAAATGCAGCAGCCTATATACAAGGCAAAAAATTTAATGGTAGTAAAATAAAAATATTGGCTCTTCATGGTGTTAAATATACAGTTCCCCAGTATATAAATATAGAAAATGTAGACAAAACCATAAATATTATATTCAGGGTGACAAATTTATTCAGAGATAAATTTATATCCGTATATTTTGATGGTGTCAGGGAAATGCATATTAAAAAGAAAATGCTTACCCCATCGGAAGTAGAAGAAGTTAAATTTACTAAGGAATTGTTGGGAAAATATCCTAAATGCAGACAAATAACTATAAGTGTACAAAAAGATTGA